Part of the Cellulomonas taurus genome, CGTCAGTGCGGCGGGCGGCGCACAACTCGGCGATCCGGGCCAGCGGTGCCAGGCGTTGGGCGCGGGCGGCGCCGCGCAGGTAGGCGGCCAGTCGGTCCCGGACGGTGGCGGCGTCCTCGTACAGTTCCCGGGCGATCAGCGTGCTGATCCGCTGGGCGTGCTCGACCACCACGGCCCGGGGGTCGCCGGTCATCGCGGCCCGGGCGGCGCTGACGACCTCGGCGTAACCCGGTGCCGCCTCGGTCCGGACGCAGGGCGCCGAGCAGCGACCGATCTCGGCCAGGTGACAGGCGGACGCACCAGGGCGCGGCACCCCGGGCAGCTTCCCGGCGCAGCGCCGCAGCGCGAAGGTGTCCTGCAGGGCCTCGACCGCCGCCTGAGCGGCGCCCCGGGAGGCGAAGGGGCCGAGGTGCGTCGCACCCTCGACCACCTCCCGGACCACGGACAGCCGGGGGAAGGGCTCGACGGTGAGCCGCACCCAGGGCATCCGCTCCGGCATCCGGGAACGGCGGTTGTACCGCGGGTTGTGCTGGGCGATCAGCCGCAGCTCGCGGACCTGCGCCTCCAGTCGGGTCGCGCACACCACCGGCGTGACCCCGAGGGCGATCCGGACCATCTCGCGCATCCGGCCGCGCTTCTCGGCGGCGGTGAAGTAGCTGCGGACCCGCTTGCGCAGGTTGGTCGAGGTGCCGACGTAGAGCACCTCGTCCTTGGGGCCGCGGAACAGGTACACCCCCGGGGCGTCGGGCAGGCCGTCGGCCAGGGTGCGCTTGCGGCGGACGTCGGCGGGCACCGGGTCGGCGGCGGTGGCCAGGTCCTCCAGGTGGGTGATGCCCAGCGGTGCCATCCGGCCGAGTAGCGCGTGCAGCACGTCCACCGTCGCCCGGGCGTCGGCCAGCGCGCGGTGTTCGGGGGTGGTGGTCGCGTGGAACAGCCCGGCGAGGGTGGCGAGCTTGTGGTTCGGCGCCTCGTCCCGGGTCACCACCCGCCGCGCGAGCTTCACCGTGTCGACCACCGGGAAGCCGGGCCAGGCGTGACCGGTCTGCGCGGCCGCCGCCTTCAGGAAGCCGATGTCGAAGGGGGCGTTGTGTGCGACCAGCACCGATCCGCGGGCGAACTCCAGGAACGAGGGGAGCACTTCCTCGATCTTCGGTGCGCCGATCACCATCGCGGTGGTGATGCCGGTGAGCACCTGGATCTGCGCGGGCACCGGGCCGCCGGGGTCGACCAGGGTCTGGAACTCGCCCAGCACCTCGCCGCCGCGGACCTTGACGGCGCCGAACTCGGTGATCGCCGCGCCCGCCGACAACCCGCCGGTGGTCTCCAGGTCGACCACCACGAAGGTCACCTGCTGCAGCGGTGTGCCGATGTCCTCCAGGGTCACCTGCACCGGCTTCTCGTCCATGCCGCGGACGCTAACCGCGCCCTCTGACACGCCCGGACGCGCCCGCACGCGCTCGCACGCGCCTGGACCCGCCCGCACGCGCCTGGACCTGCCCGGACGCGCCGAGACTGCACAAACCGACGCTGCGAGGCCCGATCAGCGTCGATTCGTGCAGTCTCGGCGGGGCAAGGGACGGAAAAGGGCGGGCGGGTGAAGGGGCGGGTTGCGGCGGGGGGAAGGGACGCGGGGAAGTCAGTGGTCGGGGAGGGGGCCGGCGTAGATGGCTTCGATGTCGGTGGCGAAGTCCTTCAGGACGTGGGTGCGGCGGACGCTCAGCTTCGGGGTGAGGTAGCCGTCCTGGATCGTGAGGTCGCGGTCCAGGATCCGGTACGAGCGGATGGACTCCGCCCGGGAGACCGCCCGGTTCGCCCGTTCCACCGCCTGGTCCAGGGACTCGATCACCTGGGGATCGGTGCGGGCCTGCTCCACGGTGAGCGGCGGGCGGCCCTGGGCCGTGCACCAGCCGGGCAGCCCCTCCGCGTCCAGGGTGACCAGGGCGCCGATGAACGGCCGTCCGTCGCCGACGACCACCACCTGCGACACCAGTGGGTGCGCCCGCAGCCGGTCCTCCAGCACCGCGGGGGCGACGTTCTTGCCCCCGGCGGTCACGATGATCTCCTTCTTGCGCCCGGTGATCCGCAGGTACCCGTCCTGATCCAGCGAGCCCAGGTCGCCGGTGCGGAACCAGCCGTCGGTGAGGGACTCGTCGGTGGCGGTCGGGTTGTGGTGGTAGCGCCGGAACACCTGGGGACCGCGGATCTCGACCTCGCCGTCGGCGGCGATCCTGATCGAGGTGCCGGGCAGCGGGGGGCCGACGGTGCCGATCCGGGTGGCGTCGGGCAGGTTCACCACGGCGGGGGCGGTGGTCTCGGTCAGGCCGTAGCCCTCCAGGATCCGCACACCGATGCCGCGGAAGAAGTGGCCCAGGCGTTCGCCGAGCGGTGCGCCGCCGGAAATCGCCCATTCGATCCGGCCGCCCATCGCCTCGCGCAACTTGTGGAACACCAGCTTGTCCGCGACGGCGTGCTGGACCCGCAGTCCGAGCGACGGGCCACCCTCGTCCAGCGCCCGGGAGTAGGCGATGGCCGTCCTGGCCGCCCACTGGAAGATCTTCAGCTTGCCGCCGGCGGCTGCCTTCTGCTCGGCGGAGTTGTAGACCTTCTCGAACACGCGGGGCACCGACAGGATGAAGGTCGGCTTGAAGGTCGCCAGGTCGGCGAGCAGCGTCTTGGTGTCCGGGGTGTGGCCCAGCACGGCCCCGGCCGGCATGCACAGCACCTCGACGAACCGGGCGAAGACGTGCGCCAGCGGCATGAACAGCAGGGTGCGGGCGCCGGGCGTGGAGACCACGACCCGCAGGCCCTCGACCGCGTTCCGGGTCAGGATCGAGAAGTTGCCGTGGGTCAGCTCCACGCCCTTCGGGCGGCCGGTGGTGCCGGAGGTGTAGATGATCGTGGCCAGGTCGTCGCGTCCGGCGGACCGGCGTCGGGCCGCGAGGTCGTCGACCGGCACCTGCTGCCCCGCCGATACCAGGGTGTCCAGCGCCCCCTCGTCCAGGACCAGGACCTCGCGCAGGTGCGGCGTCTCCGGCCGGACCTCTGCCACCAGGTCGGCGTGTTCGCGGGTCTCGACCACGAGCAGCGTCACATCGGCGTCGGTGAGGATCCAGTGCACCTGTTCGGCCGAGGACGTCTCGTACACCGGCACCGGGATCGCGCCGACCGTCCAGAGCGCCCAGTCCAGCAGGGTCCATTCGTAGCGGGTGCGGGACATGATCCCGACCCGGTCGCCGGCCGCGACACCGTGGGCCAGGAAGCCGCGGGCGGTGTCGTTGACCTGGGCGGCGAACTGGCGTGCGGTGATCGTCGACCAGCTGCCGTCGTCGCCACGCCGTTCGATCAGGGGGCCGTCACCGGTGGCGGCCACGCGCGCGTCGAGCAGGTCGAGCAGATTCTCCTCCGGTGCCGCGTCGAGCAGCAGGGGTGTGCTGAATTCCGCCATGGGTTCTCACTCCGTTGTCAGAAGCCGAGGGGTTCGGCGCAGCATATGGGACTTTGGTCCCGCTCGCTGACATGTCGTGGATCGGCGATTTCGGCACCGGGCGTGGGAGCGTGTGCAAGGTCCCGGTCCAGGCACGCTAGCGTGGTCCCCGCGTATGCGCGTGGAACCGGTGTCACCGGCCACGAGGTCCATCGGAGGGCCCGGCATGCGAACGATCTCAGGCGCGGAAGCGGGGAAGTATGCACGCCATCGGTGTGGACATCGGCGGAACCAAGATCGCAGCCGGTGTGGTGGACGAGGACGGCCGGATCATCGCGAAGGTCCGTCGCGACACCGACCCCCGCGACTCCGACAGCGTGGACCGCGGTGTCATCGACGCCTGCCGTGAGCTGATCGACAGCCACCAGGTCGGCGCCATCGGTCTGGCGGCACCCGGCTTCATCGGCTCGGACCAGGCCACCGTGCGCTTCACCCCGAACCTGCCCTGGCGCGACCACGCCCTGCGGGACATCGTCGCCGCCGAGCTCGGCTCGGACATCTCGATCGTGGTCGAGAACGACGCGAACGCCGCCGGCTGGGCCGAGTTCCGGTTCGGTGCCGGGCGCGAGGTCGACGACATGCTGATGCTGACCATCGGCACCGGGCTGGGCGGCGCGGTCGTGGTCGGCGGCAACCTGGTCCGCGGTGCCTTCGGTGGCGCCGCCGAGGTCGGGCACATGCGGGTCGTCCCCGGTGGGCACTACTGCGGCTGCGGGCACGAGGGGTGCTGGGAGCAGTACGCCTCCGGCTCCGCGCTGGTCCGCGACGCCCAGTCGGCGCTGATCACCGAGCCCGCCCGCGGCACCCGACTGCTGGAGCTGGCCGGTGGTGACGTGGAGGACCTCACCGGTCCGCAGGTCACGCAGGCCGCTCAGGACGGCGACCCGCTGGCGGTGGAGCTGCTGGCCGAGCTGGGCCGCTGGATCGGTGAGGGCTCGGCCTCGGTCGGGGCCCTGCTGGACCCGGCGATCGTGGTGATCGGTGGCGGCGTGAGCGCGGCCGGCGACCTGCTGCTGGACCCGGCCCGTCGCGGCTACATGGAGCAGCTCTTCGCCCGCGGCCACCGCCCGGAGGCGCAGTTCGCGCTGGCGGCCATGGGCAACGACGCGGGCATCGTCGGCGCGGCCGACCTCGCGCGACTCTGATCCGACGACGAGGCCCGGTCCCCGCTCACGGGGGCCGGGCCTCGTCGTGTGCTCAGTCGACGATCGGGAAGCACACCTCGGTCACCCAGTGCTCGGGATCGGGGTCCTGGGTCGGGCCGACCCGGTAGATGTTGAACATCGGTCCGGCATGCAGGTCGTGCTCGGCCAGATAGCCCCCGATCACGGCGGTCGCCTCGGACATCCGCTCGTAGGAGCCGCGCAGGGTGGTGGTGACGATCCGGCGCTCCGGCACGGCGACCGCTCCGGGGGTGTCGGCGGGCACCTGCACCCACACCTCCACGTCGGCGTTCTCCGGCTGGTAGTCGGGATCGTGGAAAGTGGCACCGAACCGCGCGTCCGGGCGCAGGTATGGGCCCGCCTGCGCCATCAACCGCTGCCACAGCGACCCCTCGTCGGAGTAATGCGGGATGGTGTCGCGCAGGGACAGCACGGTGATCGCGGGCAGGGTCGTCTCGGTGACCGTCAGGGTGGGCTGGGTGGGCTGGCTGGGCATAACTTCCTCGATCCTCAGTCGGTCGAGTGCCGCGAGCCGGTGGTCCAGCTCGCTCCGCTCCGTCAGCAGCCGTCTGCGCTGCTCGGACACCAGGGCGGCGACACTCGCCGGATCACGCCGCACCGCCAGCACCCGGGCGATGTCCGCCACGCCGAAGCCCGCGTCGCGCAGCCCGGTCACCAGGCGCGCGTCGGCGAGCTGCTCGGGCCGGTAGAACCGGTACCCCGTCCACTCGTCGACCTCGGCCGGCACCAGGACGTCGTGCTCCGCGTAGTGCCGGAGCATCCGCACGCTGATGAAGCTCAGACGGGAGAACAACCCGATCCGCAGCAGTCCGTCGTGATCCATGCCCGCAGGTCACACCCTCACATCGTGGCAGGGTCAAACGACCGCGCCGTCACCCTCGTCCCGGTCGGGGTCGCGCCGGTGCGGCATCCGCCAGAACAGGATCGCCAGCCCGGCCAGGAACACCAGCCCGGACGCCTGCATCAGCGCCGCCGGTGCGCTCTTCCAGCCGATCACGACCACCAGCCAGAAGATCGGCATCCCGCCGACCGCCAGCCAGGCCACGGTCAGCAGCGGGTCGCCGCCGAACACCGGGGGAGCGGGCGGCGGGACGAAGTGCTCGGCCTCGTCCACCTCGCGCTCGGCCGCGTCGAACTGCTCGGTCGCGTCCCACGCCCGGCCATCGCTCTGCGCAGGTCGCACGACGCGTCGGTCGGAGACCCAGGGCGCGACGGGGTAGGTTACGGCGGGACCGGGTGCGGCATCGCCGTCGTCGGTCGTGGTTCCGGACGGCTCGGTGGTGTCCTGCAGATCGGCGACGATCGCGGCCCACTGCTCGTCCGTGACCGGTGCGTCGGAACGGCCCTCGTCGTCGCGGGGGGCGTCGTCGGCGGAGCGGTCGGGTGCCATGTGTCCCACTCTAGGTGGGGGCTGGTCGCCACTGTCCCGCAGTCCAGGTCGAGAGGTGTCAGGTTGTTCTACTGGTTGATGAAGCGGGTGCTCATCGGCCCGCTGCTGCACCTGCTGTTCCGCCCCTGGGTGCGCGGAGCGGAGCACGTCCCGAGCAGCGGTGGCGCGATCCTGGCCAGCAATCACCTCGCGGTGGTCGACTCCTTCTTCCTGCCGCTGGTGCTGGACCGGGAGATCGTGTTCATCGGCAAGAACGAGTACTTCACCGGTCGGGGACTCAAGGGCCGCCTGACCGCGGGCTTCATGCGCGGCGTGGGCACCATCCCCGTCGACCGTTCCGGCGGCAAGGCATCCGAGGCGGCGCTGCGCACCGGTCTGAAGCGACTGGAGCACGGCGACCTGTTCGGGATCTACCCCGAGGGCACCCGCAGCCCCGACGGCCGGCTCTACCGCGGCAAGACCGGGGTGGCCCGCCTCGCCCTGGAGTCCGGCGCGCCGGTGATCCCGGTGGCGATGATCGACACCGACAAGGCGCAGCCGCTGGGCCAGCGCCTGCCCCGCCCGCGCCGGATCGGTGTGGTGATCGGCGAGCCGCTCGACTTCAGCCGCTACAAGGGCATGGAGAACGACCGCTTCATCCTGCGCTCGGTCACCGACGAGATCATGTACGCGCTGATGAGCATCTCCGGCCAGGAGTACGTGGACATCTACGCCGCGACCCAGAAGGCCCGGATCGCCACCGGTCACCCGCAGGCGGAGGCCCCCACCGGTGCCACGCTCGCCCCGGGTGGTCGCGAGGTGCCCGATGTCCAGGTACCGGTCCCGCCGGAAGAGGACCAGCCCGCTCAGTAGGATGAGCGCCGGGGACCTCGGTCCCGGATTCGATCCCGCCCGATGCCCTTCAGTGGCCCCGGGCAGAACGCCCAGCTGTGCAGTTCCAACGAGAGGTGTGTCTCATGTCGGTTCGTCGCGTCGCGCTCCTGACCGCGGGTGGCTTCGCTCCGTGCCTGTCCTCGGCGGTCGGTGGCTTGATCGAGCGGTACACCGAGATCGCTCCCGAGATCGAGATCATCGCCTACGAGCACGGCTACTACGGGCTGCTCAAGGGTCAGAAGATCGTGGTGACCGACGCCGTCCGGGAGAAGGCCGGCCTGCTGCACCGCTTCGGTGGCTCGCCGATCGGCAACTCGCGCGTGAAGCTCACCAACCAGGCCGACTGCGTCAAGCGCGGTCTGGTCGCCGAGGGTGAGGACCCGCTGCAGGTGGCCGCCGAGCAGCTGAAGGCGGACGGCGTGGACGTCCTGCACACCAT contains:
- a CDS encoding AMP-dependent synthetase/ligase; its protein translation is MAEFSTPLLLDAAPEENLLDLLDARVAATGDGPLIERRGDDGSWSTITARQFAAQVNDTARGFLAHGVAAGDRVGIMSRTRYEWTLLDWALWTVGAIPVPVYETSSAEQVHWILTDADVTLLVVETREHADLVAEVRPETPHLREVLVLDEGALDTLVSAGQQVPVDDLAARRRSAGRDDLATIIYTSGTTGRPKGVELTHGNFSILTRNAVEGLRVVVSTPGARTLLFMPLAHVFARFVEVLCMPAGAVLGHTPDTKTLLADLATFKPTFILSVPRVFEKVYNSAEQKAAAGGKLKIFQWAARTAIAYSRALDEGGPSLGLRVQHAVADKLVFHKLREAMGGRIEWAISGGAPLGERLGHFFRGIGVRILEGYGLTETTAPAVVNLPDATRIGTVGPPLPGTSIRIAADGEVEIRGPQVFRRYHHNPTATDESLTDGWFRTGDLGSLDQDGYLRITGRKKEIIVTAGGKNVAPAVLEDRLRAHPLVSQVVVVGDGRPFIGALVTLDAEGLPGWCTAQGRPPLTVEQARTDPQVIESLDQAVERANRAVSRAESIRSYRILDRDLTIQDGYLTPKLSVRRTHVLKDFATDIEAIYAGPLPDH
- a CDS encoding MerR family transcriptional regulator; translation: MDHDGLLRIGLFSRLSFISVRMLRHYAEHDVLVPAEVDEWTGYRFYRPEQLADARLVTGLRDAGFGVADIARVLAVRRDPASVAALVSEQRRRLLTERSELDHRLAALDRLRIEEVMPSQPTQPTLTVTETTLPAITVLSLRDTIPHYSDEGSLWQRLMAQAGPYLRPDARFGATFHDPDYQPENADVEVWVQVPADTPGAVAVPERRIVTTTLRGSYERMSEATAVIGGYLAEHDLHAGPMFNIYRVGPTQDPDPEHWVTEVCFPIVD
- a CDS encoding ROK family glucokinase — encoded protein: MHAIGVDIGGTKIAAGVVDEDGRIIAKVRRDTDPRDSDSVDRGVIDACRELIDSHQVGAIGLAAPGFIGSDQATVRFTPNLPWRDHALRDIVAAELGSDISIVVENDANAAGWAEFRFGAGREVDDMLMLTIGTGLGGAVVVGGNLVRGAFGGAAEVGHMRVVPGGHYCGCGHEGCWEQYASGSALVRDAQSALITEPARGTRLLELAGGDVEDLTGPQVTQAAQDGDPLAVELLAELGRWIGEGSASVGALLDPAIVVIGGGVSAAGDLLLDPARRGYMEQLFARGHRPEAQFALAAMGNDAGIVGAADLARL
- a CDS encoding lysophospholipid acyltransferase family protein gives rise to the protein MKRVLIGPLLHLLFRPWVRGAEHVPSSGGAILASNHLAVVDSFFLPLVLDREIVFIGKNEYFTGRGLKGRLTAGFMRGVGTIPVDRSGGKASEAALRTGLKRLEHGDLFGIYPEGTRSPDGRLYRGKTGVARLALESGAPVIPVAMIDTDKAQPLGQRLPRPRRIGVVIGEPLDFSRYKGMENDRFILRSVTDEIMYALMSISGQEYVDIYAATQKARIATGHPQAEAPTGATLAPGGREVPDVQVPVPPEEDQPAQ
- a CDS encoding DEDD exonuclease domain-containing protein, yielding MDEKPVQVTLEDIGTPLQQVTFVVVDLETTGGLSAGAAITEFGAVKVRGGEVLGEFQTLVDPGGPVPAQIQVLTGITTAMVIGAPKIEEVLPSFLEFARGSVLVAHNAPFDIGFLKAAAAQTGHAWPGFPVVDTVKLARRVVTRDEAPNHKLATLAGLFHATTTPEHRALADARATVDVLHALLGRMAPLGITHLEDLATAADPVPADVRRKRTLADGLPDAPGVYLFRGPKDEVLYVGTSTNLRKRVRSYFTAAEKRGRMREMVRIALGVTPVVCATRLEAQVRELRLIAQHNPRYNRRSRMPERMPWVRLTVEPFPRLSVVREVVEGATHLGPFASRGAAQAAVEALQDTFALRRCAGKLPGVPRPGASACHLAEIGRCSAPCVRTEAAPGYAEVVSAARAAMTGDPRAVVVEHAQRISTLIARELYEDAATVRDRLAAYLRGAARAQRLAPLARIAELCAARRTDDGGWELVLVRHGRLAATATVPPRTDPSPAIESLRATAEHVPAPIAPAPAGHPEEADLILGWLGSPGVRLVSLSEPWSLPVRSAAAWADPAAAIAGIAPLPELHEPTPEQRTATPGGPVPDMAVPGAA